The bacterium genome contains the following window.
CCCCAATTCTTCATGGGGGTAGTGGTGGGGGTGGGTGGTTTGACACGGGAATGCCCTTCTGACCTGCGATTATGGGCTGTGCAGTAAAGGTCCATGTCGCAGTCAGGAGGGCACCCGTATGGTGAAGGCTAACAGCAGTTCGGCGTTGAAGGTGGAGGTGGGTGGCGGCGGCCAGGTGGGTCATGTGGGGTTGTGGTTGTTGGGCCGGTTCGCGGATCGTCTCGGGCTGGGTGAGGCGCTGTCGGAGGCGTTCGGTGTGTCGGGTGTGACACATGATCGGGGCCGGTTGTTGGTTCATTTGATGCTGGTCCTAGCGGGGGGTGGGGAGGCGGTCACTGATATTGAGGTGTTGGGGGTCCAGCGGGAGTTGTTCGGTGATGTTGCGTCGGACTCGACTTTGTACCGGACGCTGACCAAAGCTGATGAAGGGACCTCCGAGAGGTTGGCCGGGGCGGTGGCCACGCTCCGGGAGCGGGTGTGGGCCGACTTCCCTGCGGGCGGGACGGTGGTGTTGGATATTGATTCGTCGGTTCATGAGCTGCATTCGGAGAACAAGGACGGCGCAGCGGCGACTTACAACTCCAAGTATGGGTTCCACCCAATGTATTGCTTCGCGGACTGGACGGGGGAACCGCTCGCTGCCCTGCTGCGGCGGGGCAACGCCTCGCCCAACAAGGTAGCGGACCTTACCGAGGTGCTGGACGCGGCTATTGCGGCGCTGCCCCCCCGGATGCGGGTGGGTCATTCGCCGGGTGACGACCCCGAGTCGGTGGTATATCCGATCCGGGTCCGGGCCGATTCCGCGGCGGGACCCGCGTTCGCTGCCGAATGCCGCCGCCGTAACGTCGGGTTCAGTTTCGTCGCGCAGAGCTCCGACGGGATCGCGGAAGCTCTCTCCTATGTTCCCGTGGACGACCCAGCCTGGGAGCCTGCCCTTCCCCAACCCCGCCCACTACAAGGTAACGATCCGAACAGTGGGCAAACCGACACCGGATCCTCCGACACCGGACTCGAACACGCAGAACCCACACGGCCACGTTCCCATGTGATCGAACTCAG
Protein-coding sequences here:
- a CDS encoding IS1380 family transposase, which translates into the protein MVKANSSSALKVEVGGGGQVGHVGLWLLGRFADRLGLGEALSEAFGVSGVTHDRGRLLVHLMLVLAGGGEAVTDIEVLGVQRELFGDVASDSTLYRTLTKADEGTSERLAGAVATLRERVWADFPAGGTVVLDIDSSVHELHSENKDGAAATYNSKYGFHPMYCFADWTGEPLAALLRRGNASPNKVADLTEVLDAAIAALPPRMRVGHSPGDDPESVVYPIRVRADSAAGPAFAAECRRRNVGFSFVAQSSDGIAEALSYVPVDDPAWEPALPQPRPLQGNDPNSGQTDTGSSDTGLEHAEPTRPRSHVIELSGHVKAYRWPTDGLRLIIRREPKHPGAKTSLFDSDRWRYWGHWTDNPASPPESDRDMRAHARVETNIARIKDQGGSRFPFARFAPNRLWLYIVALADTLVRWFQKLSLPKQHPLSRAKPKTLRWNLWHIPATIARHGRQTTLRIPAIWPTAPLIATTHQHIHTL